In Campylobacter sp. VBCF_01 NA2, one DNA window encodes the following:
- a CDS encoding Sua5 YciO YrdC YwlC family protein, with translation MIYLAQTDTTAGFLSKDFTQINRAKMRPKNTPCVLTTANLNELKTLARVPEKFKNLVRRAKKSTFIYPNQISLRYVQGCEHAKFLRQFGAMYSSSANLHGEKFDEDYAREIADVIVDEKFSERTASKMYKISNFKIKKIR, from the coding sequence ATGATTTACCTAGCCCAGACAGACACCACAGCCGGATTTTTAAGCAAGGACTTTACGCAGATTAACCGCGCGAAAATGCGCCCCAAAAACACTCCCTGTGTGCTAACCACGGCGAATTTAAACGAGCTAAAAACCCTAGCGCGCGTGCCAGAAAAATTTAAAAATCTCGTGCGAAGGGCGAAAAAATCGACCTTCATCTACCCAAATCAAATTTCACTTCGCTATGTGCAAGGCTGCGAGCATGCGAAATTTCTGCGACAATTTGGCGCGATGTATTCGAGCTCGGCGAATTTGCACGGCGAGAAATTCGACGAGGATTATGCGCGCGAAATCGCAGATGTCATCGTAGATGAGAAATTTAGCGAGCGCACTGCGTCGAAAATGTATAAAATTTCAAATTTTAAAATTAAAAAAATTCGTTAA
- the ppa gene encoding inorganic diphosphatase, with the protein MDISKIKVGSNPDKINAVIEIPYGSNIKYEIDKESGAVCVDRVMYSAMFYPANYGFVPNTLADDGDPADILVLNEYPLQAGSVIPCRLIGVLVMEDESGMDEKLLAVPVSKIDPRYDNIKSLSDLPKITLDRIKNFFETYKALEPGKWVKVKDFEDASKAEAILSRAIANYK; encoded by the coding sequence ATGGATATTTCTAAAATCAAAGTAGGTTCAAACCCTGATAAAATCAACGCTGTAATCGAAATCCCTTACGGCTCAAACATAAAATATGAAATCGACAAAGAAAGCGGTGCTGTGTGCGTCGATCGCGTTATGTATTCGGCGATGTTTTACCCTGCAAACTACGGCTTTGTGCCAAATACACTAGCAGATGATGGCGATCCTGCCGACATTTTGGTGCTAAATGAATACCCGCTTCAAGCAGGCTCAGTTATCCCATGCCGCTTAATCGGCGTTTTGGTTATGGAAGATGAAAGCGGAATGGATGAAAAACTTCTAGCCGTGCCGGTTAGCAAAATCGACCCTAGATATGACAATATCAAATCTCTAAGCGATTTGCCAAAAATCACGCTTGATAGAATCAAAAATTTCTTTGAAACTTACAAGGCGTTGGAGCCTGGTAAATGGGTGAAGGTCAAGGATTTCGAGGACGCTAGCAAGGCTGAGGCAATCCTATCTCGCGCAATCGCAAACTACAAATAA
- a CDS encoding adenylate kinase translates to MKNLFLIIGAPGSGKTTDASLIAQNNESIAHYSTGDLLRAEVASGSELGKTIDSFISAGNLVPLEVVVGTITSAIKSSPKDFIIIDGYPRSVEQMTKLDEVLKSDDEIELSAVIEVAVSENTAKERVLGRARGADDNEQVFYNRMKVFNEPIGAIREFYGKKEIFYSVDGERTIEEIVEDINDIIAKKIIG, encoded by the coding sequence ATGAAAAATCTATTTTTAATCATCGGCGCACCAGGCAGTGGCAAAACCACAGACGCTAGCTTGATTGCGCAAAACAACGAGAGTATCGCTCACTACTCTACTGGCGATTTGCTTCGCGCAGAGGTAGCAAGCGGTAGCGAACTAGGCAAAACAATCGACAGCTTTATCTCAGCTGGAAATTTAGTCCCGCTTGAAGTGGTTGTAGGCACGATAACTTCTGCGATTAAAAGCTCGCCAAAAGATTTTATCATCATCGACGGCTACCCACGAAGCGTGGAGCAAATGACAAAACTCGACGAAGTTTTAAAAAGCGACGATGAGATCGAGCTTAGCGCAGTAATCGAAGTTGCAGTTAGCGAAAACACAGCCAAAGAGCGCGTTTTGGGTCGTGCAAGGGGAGCTGATGATAACGAGCAAGTCTTTTATAACCGCATGAAAGTCTTCAACGAACCAATCGGCGCAATCCGCGAATTTTACGGCAAAAAAGAGATTTTTTACTCAGTTGATGGCGAACGCACAATCGAAGAAATCGTCGAAGATATCAACGATATAATCGCGAAAAAAATCATCGGCTAA
- the aspS gene encoding aspartate--tRNA ligase, producing MRSHYCTDLSKANIGENVSVCGWVNSYRDHGGVIFIDLRDRSGLLQLVCDPKDSKSAYEIANDVRNEYVLRANGKVRARGEGLENPNLKTGEIEIVVDELIIENPSRALPFVIGDESVNEEIRLKYRFLDLRTNDKFERFAMRSKAAIAARNALDRLGFVEVETPVLTRATPEGARDYLVPSRVYPGSFYALPQSPQLFKQLLMCSGFDRYFQVAKCFRDEDLRADRQPEFTQIDVEMSFCDQNDVMKVAETFLKDIFASCGHDIPTPFRVMEYKDAMENYGSDKPDLRFGMPFIDVADIFARSNNEIFANIAKDTKKNRVKALVVEGGDLKFSKRQMQRFEEYVRKFGAQGLAFIQVKEDGLKGPLVKFFDEADVAKLVKRCNLKVGDVVFFGAGKKKIVLDYMGRFRLFLANELGIIDENKLEFLWVVNFPMFEQNDDGSYSAMHHPFTMPNNVDEPDMEEITSIAYDVVLNGVELGGGSIRIHKADIQEKVFKLLKIEPDEQREKFGFLLDALSFGAPPHGGIAIGFDRLMMLVTKSSSIRDVIAFPKTQRAQCPMTKAPSEVSSEQLQELGLRINLKDKK from the coding sequence TTGCGAAGTCATTATTGCACCGATCTAAGCAAAGCAAATATCGGCGAAAACGTTAGCGTTTGTGGTTGGGTGAATTCTTACCGCGACCATGGTGGCGTTATTTTCATCGATTTGCGCGATAGAAGCGGACTTTTACAGCTAGTATGCGATCCAAAAGATAGCAAAAGTGCTTACGAAATAGCAAACGATGTCAGAAACGAATATGTTTTGCGCGCAAACGGAAAAGTGCGCGCCAGAGGCGAGGGTTTGGAAAATCCAAATTTAAAAACCGGAGAGATTGAAATCGTAGTCGATGAGCTAATCATCGAAAATCCAAGCCGTGCATTGCCATTTGTCATCGGAGATGAGAGCGTAAATGAGGAAATTCGCCTAAAATACAGATTTTTGGATTTAAGGACAAATGATAAATTTGAGCGCTTTGCAATGCGTTCAAAAGCGGCCATTGCGGCACGAAATGCGCTTGATAGACTTGGTTTTGTCGAGGTTGAAACCCCTGTGCTAACTCGCGCTACGCCAGAGGGTGCGAGGGATTATTTGGTGCCTAGTCGCGTTTATCCGGGTAGCTTTTATGCGCTTCCGCAAAGCCCACAGCTTTTTAAACAGCTTTTAATGTGCTCTGGATTTGATAGATATTTCCAAGTAGCCAAATGCTTCCGCGATGAGGATTTGCGCGCAGATCGTCAGCCAGAATTTACCCAAATAGATGTTGAGATGAGCTTTTGCGATCAAAATGATGTAATGAAGGTCGCTGAAACATTTTTAAAAGATATTTTTGCCTCTTGCGGACACGATATTCCTACGCCATTTCGCGTAATGGAGTATAAAGACGCTATGGAGAATTACGGTAGCGATAAACCAGATCTTCGCTTTGGTATGCCATTTATCGATGTGGCTGATATTTTCGCGCGTTCAAATAATGAAATTTTCGCTAATATTGCAAAAGATACTAAGAAAAACCGCGTAAAAGCCCTTGTCGTCGAGGGTGGAGATTTGAAATTTAGCAAACGCCAAATGCAAAGATTCGAAGAATATGTGCGCAAATTTGGCGCACAAGGCCTAGCATTTATCCAAGTCAAAGAAGATGGCCTTAAAGGACCTTTGGTTAAATTTTTCGATGAAGCAGATGTGGCCAAGCTAGTCAAACGCTGTAACCTAAAAGTCGGCGATGTCGTATTTTTCGGTGCTGGAAAGAAAAAAATCGTGCTTGATTATATGGGTAGATTTAGACTTTTCCTTGCAAACGAGCTTGGCATTATCGACGAGAACAAACTCGAATTTTTGTGGGTTGTAAATTTTCCAATGTTCGAGCAAAACGACGACGGAAGCTACTCGGCTATGCACCACCCATTTACTATGCCAAACAATGTCGATGAGCCAGATATGGAAGAAATCACCTCTATCGCTTACGATGTCGTGCTAAATGGCGTCGAGCTTGGTGGTGGAAGTATCAGAATCCACAAAGCCGATATCCAAGAAAAGGTTTTCAAACTACTTAAAATCGAGCCAGACGAGCAAAGAGAAAAATTTGGTTTCTTGCTTGACGCGCTTAGCTTTGGTGCGCCACCACACGGCGGTATCGCGATTGGTTTTGACAGACTTATGATGTTAGTTACCAAATCAAGTAGCATTAGAGATGTCATCGCCTTCCCTAAAACTCAAAGAGCGCAATGCCCTATGACAAAGGCTCCAAGCGAGGTTAGTAGCGAACAGCTCCAAGAATTAGGACTTAGAATAAATTTAAAGGATAAAAAATGA
- a CDS encoding NAD(+) kinase → MENLIALQKNLKFVGIIAKTEAGILPIMEEISKILRLGSIEILCEKTCAQYFGKTGFSIDEILSRTKVLISLGGDGTLIGVARSVLKKGAYIIGVNAGTLGFLTDIKNSEFNAFWREFMAGKFRLDKLPVLSVSLERKNGEKLEISAFNDMVITRSHISSMAKIDAFLDDTHFNTYYGDGVIISSPAGSTAYNMSANGAIIYPLCEVFAITPICSHSLTQRPLILPKRYKLGFKNSGNSELCVVIDGQNFYNMDEFKSVEVKISKHKSQIIRASSYDYFAVLKEKLRWGHAGC, encoded by the coding sequence ATGGAAAATTTAATCGCATTACAAAAAAATTTAAAATTTGTCGGAATCATCGCCAAAACAGAGGCGGGAATTTTGCCTATTATGGAGGAAATTTCTAAAATTTTGCGCTTGGGGAGCATTGAAATTTTATGCGAAAAAACCTGCGCGCAGTATTTTGGCAAAACTGGATTTAGCATAGATGAGATTTTATCTCGCACCAAAGTTTTAATCAGCCTTGGAGGGGACGGCACGCTAATTGGCGTGGCTAGAAGCGTGCTAAAAAAAGGCGCATATATAATAGGTGTAAATGCTGGCACGCTTGGCTTTTTAACAGACATTAAAAATAGCGAATTTAACGCATTTTGGCGTGAATTTATGGCTGGGAAATTTAGGCTAGATAAACTGCCAGTTTTGAGCGTAAGCTTGGAGCGCAAAAACGGCGAGAAACTCGAAATCAGCGCATTTAACGATATGGTTATCACGCGCTCTCATATCTCGTCAATGGCGAAAATCGACGCGTTTTTGGACGATACGCATTTTAACACATACTATGGAGACGGCGTCATAATCAGCTCGCCAGCGGGCTCGACGGCGTATAATATGAGCGCAAATGGCGCGATAATCTACCCGCTTTGCGAAGTTTTCGCTATAACGCCGATTTGCTCTCACAGCCTGACCCAACGCCCACTAATTTTGCCAAAAAGATACAAACTAGGCTTCAAAAATAGCGGAAATTCCGAGCTTTGCGTAGTCATCGACGGACAAAATTTTTACAATATGGACGAATTCAAAAGCGTGGAAGTAAAAATTTCAAAACACAAATCCCAAATAATCCGCGCTAGCTCATACGATTATTTCGCGGTTTTGAAGGAAAAATTGCGCTGGGGACATGCTGGATGTTAG